In Penaeus monodon isolate SGIC_2016 chromosome 15, NSTDA_Pmon_1, whole genome shotgun sequence, a genomic segment contains:
- the LOC119581602 gene encoding uncharacterized lyase C29B12.13-like, whose product MEPISGSCLCKGVQYCIPSKTSQWLRCHCSMCRKAIGAEHCTYFAVPVAKVEFKSKDTLKTFRSSEDAERSFCSNCGCSICMKYGVEKNTIWFNAATLDVKVPVVDPHQIFTKDKFEYLDVMAQSHGTPDISAWVVDSAKSLA is encoded by the coding sequence ATGGAGCCCATCTCAGGATCCTGCCTGTGCAAGGGAGTCCAGTACTGCATCCCCAGCAAGACCTCGCAGTGGCTCCGTTGCCATTGCTCGATGTGCAGGAAGGCAATCGGCGCCGAACACTGCACCTACTTCGCCGTTCCCGTCGCCAAGGTCGAGTTCAAAAGCAAGGACACCCTCAAGACCTTCAGGAGCTCTGAGGATGCCGAGAGGTCCTTCTGCAGCAACTGCGGCTGTTCGATCTGCATGAAGTACGGCGTGGAGAAAAACACGATCTGGTTCAACGCCGCTACGCTCGACGTGAAGGTCCCTGTCGTCGACCCCCACCAGATCTTCACCAAGGACAAGTTCGAGTACCTGGACGTCATGGCTCAGTCCCATGGCACTCCCGATATATCCGCATGGGTGGTAGACAGTGCTAAGAGCTTGGcttaa